GACGCTGCTAGGGGACAGTAGGAGGGGGAAGGGGTGAGAACGGAGGGAACAGAGGGAACAGAGGAAGAGCAACCAGGGGCCGGAGGGGAGGGATGCACAGCCCTCCCGCTGTGCTAGATCCAGGGAAGGCAGAAGGCAGGACGGGACAGATATGTGATTCAGAGAGTGTGTGGTTTTTTAATGCCAGAATGTTGGAGAAGTGCTCATCTGAGAACATCTGTTTTCTCTGCAGGGGGTGAGGTCTTCTGCTGACAGTACAAGAATGGAGTAGAGTTTGAGAAAATGGAGAAGGCTGGAATAGACACTATGGGGAAGGAGAGTGGGGAGCTGAGAAGCCAAGGGGAGATGCTGGGTGGCCCGAGGGGAGACATTGCATGGGGCCCTTGGTCTCTGGTCAACATCAGGGTGAAAACAGTGGATGTGAGTCCGGTAGCTCACGTCAGGTAGCTCAGAGTCAGTCTTGTGGGGTCTGGTATCAAAGTGCTGGGGATCAGCTCTCCAATCTAGGCCTCCCAGGTGTGTGCGCTGTGCAAGCCACCCTGAGAGAGCAGGACCAGGGGCAGATGTGATGCGTTGTATGAAAATTGCTGAAGCTGAGGGCCAACTGGAGTTCAGGGACTATTTATTTtggcatatattttaaaattttcatgataaaaaagtTAAATCCTGCCTATCACCTAGATAATGGCACCAAGCTTGCCTGCAGAGCACGGCTGCACCCCCCATGCATCGAGTACTTGCTGTGCACCTCGCAGAGCACAGTCCAGCCGTGGGACACACTTGCTCACTGGACCCAGAGCTGAGCCCTGCTCTATTCCAGCTCCTCACAGTGCACTGCTCTCACGTGTCAAGGGGCCAGGCTGGCCCAGGGTGCTGGTCTGCCTCTTCTGTGCTCTCCTTAGCCCAGTCACCACCGTCTCCCTTGAGTGGCTGTACTGGGCTATTGGCAGGTCTCCCAGGTGTGGGTTTTTATAATATCTTCTCCAACTCATTCTCCCCACTGTGGCCACCATGAACTTTCTCCAGGACAAAACAGAGCCCCAGAACTCTGTTAAAACCTCTCCATGGCTGGCAGCACACGTCACGGTCCTGAATGCACCACTGGACCCCATGGAGCCAGCCTCCTCTGTGCCACCTTCCTCTTCATCATCAGCAGGTCAGGCACCTGAACCCCTCTCTTCAAGTTCCCCAAATGACTCCAGTTTAGGTTCACCTCTTCTCCCAGGTGCTTGGGCTGCCTGCCATGGCCCTCCAGGAGTTGGGGGGCCCCCAGAGCATCTGTGCGTGGGGCCAGGATTCCTCCCCAGGCTGATGCACCCCACACTACTCAGGGTGTGCCCCCAATGTGCAGTTCCCTGCAGAGAAACATGAGCTGGTGCTCCACCAACTATGGCCAGATGAAGTTCAGTCCCCTACCCTGAGGCATCCTCTTCATGCTGTTTCTTCCCTTGTTACCAGAGGTCAGCCCCCTTTCCCCCCAGCAGAAGTCTGAGCAAAGCCAGAACTCCCACCCCACAGTGCCCTTCCCACTCCCTGCTCCTTCCAGCCTTGGATTATACTGGGAAGAAGCCTCCTGATTCACAGCCTCAGAGGGACCCtatcatttctcttttaaagtCTATTGGAAGAACACAAGGCATTGGCCATCCCAGACCAGCCTGCGCCTGGTCATCAAATCTGACAGGAAAGTGATGCTGTTCTGAGTCTCTGAAGTGAACCTGGGACTATTTGCTACCTGGCTGCTAACTTTTCTAATGAGCTCTATGTTACCAAGCAGGTACACTCTTGTCACTTTGCCAGCAAGCGAATACACTCAAGATACACATCCATGATGGTGCGTTTTCAATCCACACATGTAGCACACCCCTAAAGGCTCTCTGTAATGCTGCTTAGCCTTTCCCTGCTGGGACTCCTGTTAACCACAGCTGCCTCCCTGGAGATCCTCTCCTGCCAGCTGTGCCTTTCACAATCCTCCCCATGGGGCCTGTGTGCCTGCCAGAAGCCTCCTCCCCGACCGTGTGGCCTGTCCGGGCACTTCCCAGGCCTCTCCTCTTCTGGGAGCCTATGGTTCTGCCATCCTGGAACCCTACCATCCTGGGACGGAGCACAGCAGGTCCAAGGGGCTTGAAAAATGTATGttgaataatttaaatttgtCAGGCAGATGACCAGCTGCCTTTGCCTCACATTTATGTGACGTCTTgattattcttccccttctgatcTGGGCTTCTGCTGTTCCCTGGTTCTGGACGTTCAGCGAAGCAACCCATACTGGGGTTTAGAGTGGAGTAGTGGGGGTCAGGGGTGCATTATCCCCCAGTAACTCTGAGCCCCCCTCCTCGGTAGGAGGCTCTTCTTCCCAGGAACCTGGAGTGCGTGCACCCCGCCAGTCGCTAGGACCATCAGCTCCCACCTGGATTGTGAACACCACACTGTGAAGGTTCTCAGCATACAGCTGCTCACAGATCTGCAATGTGTGAAGAGTGGAATCCAGTAGAGAGAAGCAATTCACAACACTGACCCATTAAGTCAGCCTAatattattgaatttttatttaaaaattgctctCCTGGCTGAGACACTTTCCTGAGGCAGGGGTGCTGGTTACGTTTCTCTCACATCCAGGAGATTCCCCAAGAGGCCTGTGCTCTCTAGCTGCCCAGCTTGGGTAATGCTGCCTGGGAATGACCTGCACCCTGGCCCTGGCCTCTGTCCCGAGGTGGCAGCCACCTGGGGGATCAGAGTCCTCATACTGTAGCCGTGTCTCAGAGGACAGAAGGGAAAGGACCACCTGTTTTAGGCCTGAGAAGGGAATAAGTAGAgtttggagactcagaaggaagCCCAAAAACCTCAGTGGAGGCATAGGGGCTGACCAGCAGTGGGGCATGGTACCAGGCGCTGCAGTGGGCAGGGTTGTCCTTGTGCCAGACACACTGTGAGATGTGCAGGAGACATTCTGGTAGCAATCTCTACTTGTTTGGCAAAACATGTTAGGAAAATAACCCACATGCAATTGAGGAGAGGAATAAAATAAACCCAAGTGGCCAACCTTTTGCTTCTGAgagaaaatgctattttaattagGACTAACTTTAAGGCCTTAAATTCACATACATTATTCAACACTGTTACATTTCAAATAAGAAAGAAGTAATTGATCAGCTTATTGAGTCTGAAATTTGAACAAGACTCTGCTAAAATTCATagaaaaacaacccaagtgtcacAACCTTGGCATTGTCAGTTGAGGATGGACAGAGGCTGAGTCTCACTTCCTGTGTGCGCCCAGGCCCATCTGCTGTCACTGGCCTAGGAGGGAGGGGCACTTGTGGCCTGGGAGCACCTTCCCCAGGAAAAGCAGCCCGTGTCAGGTTTggcacatattttaaattttattttactttcacatTTACATATTCAGGAAACCATTTTGAGACAAGGAAGGTTGAGGCTGCCTTTAAGAAAAGTCCAGCTCACCCCTCGCCCTGGTTCAGCAGTGCTATGCAGACCTGAGCACTGGGGACGTATCTTAACAAATGGTCTGTTGTCTGTCCAGATGGCCCTGGCTGCTGGACGGCATCTGAAATAGTCGCTGTGGCTTGCTCTTCACGGAGGCCTGCTTCAGTGCCTAGAAGACACATTACTGGAGGCTGCCTCAGCCAGGATTTTATTGCTGGTGAACTTGATTACCCAACTTCTAGCCATGGAACCCAGGATGGTGGTGTTATCAGAAACGGGCCCTATGGTATGCATTTTGCTGAGatgaaaggaattaaaatgtcTAAACTGTACCGAGTTCTGAGATGCTGGCATGGTGCCCTTGTAGTGTTTGGAGATCCCTGGAGGAGACAGGTAGAGATCCCTGCTGCCCACCCAGGTAGGGTAAGCCTGGACAGACATGCTCGAATCCACAGCTAGCTCTCTCTCTTCCCATACCTTGTTCCTTTTGAGGCCCCCAAATATGTTTTTCCTCGCAGGTAGAATTGCCCTCAATTTTGCAATCTGTATGTCTCGTGGCAAATGAGAGAGGCGCTTGGCAGGTGACGTGGGCATGGATGTTAAAAACATGGACTGCTGGAAACCATGCTCAGGGTACCACGGAATGTCACAGAAACACAATCGTCATGAAAAGAATGTCCCACCTCTGTGATCACAGCAGCACCAAGATGAAAGCCAGAGGTGTCACTCTGTTCCTCAGATGTGATGCTGTGTGAGCCTCGGTGATTTTTGCAGCCTCCTGGCTTATCTGTCTGTCCTGAAAGTGCTGGGTGCTGATCCTGCGGTACCCTGtgacaggttggacacccctgaccaGAGCCCTGTGTTCCCTTGATAGCTGAGGGAGATGGCTGCTGAGGCTGTGGAGTGCTCCTCCCTGTGAGTCTGTTGGATGCAAATGTTTAGACTCTTCTCCCCTCTGAGGATAGGGAAAGCCAGTACCATCCTAATGACACTGGTAGGGGTGGGGGACAGGGCCCTCAGTACATCTTATATCCAAACTAAGTCACAACAGCGTCCAGCAGAGGCCTGTGGGAGCCCCTGGGAGTTCTAAAAGGAGAGGTGAGATGGAGGAAGTGTCGTTTCTGTGCTTCGACCTCCAACTGGTTAGCCCCCGATCTAACGAAGACATATGAATCCACAGGTCCTATGTATTAGTTTAGCAAAAAATCTGGTTTATGATACCCAAAGAGCTTAAAGTCCCCTTCAAAACGTGCATACAGCCGTCGGATATCTCGTTTGCTGATGCCCAGGAAATAGTGCTCCACCTTGCTTCTATTGTACACAGTGATGCCTGGAGGGATGGTTGGGTAGGACACCAGGTGGTCTATGCCAGCTTCCTTTAAGATGTATGGGGCATCGTCCTCCAGAGTCTCGTGGTGTCCAATCACACTGTACTTTATCTCGCAGGGTGCGCAGAGTTCTACATATGTCACCCAATGAATGATGTGGTCCCCAAACTGAAGGTCTAGCCATCTGTGGTTCGGATCGCCCAGGTAGCGCACAAAGTCTTCAAACTGGATCCCCCGGGACTCTGTCCGGTTCCTCCTGTATTTTCTGATGATGCCGGGGGCAATTTCATGTCTATACCAAGGTTCAAACCGGGGGTTGTGAACAAATTTATCCTTAAATGCAGAAATGAGTCTTTCAAAGGGATCTCTTACAATAAAAAACTTGAAGTATGTTTTTAAgctaaggaaaaacaaacaaacaaacaaacagggttAACTCAATGCCACTGGTGGTAATGATTGTGATGGTGGGAGGAGCAGAGACTAAACACTGCAGCTGCTGCCATCTGCTGAGCCCTCACTTGGACAAAGTCCTGCCATGCATCTTTTCCTAGACTTTATGGATTAACCcgttttacaggtgaagaaatggAGGCTTGGAAAACCTTAACTATCCAAGGCGTGAGTCCTAGTACTCATCCGGGAGTGGGGGCACTACAAATACAtctttttaatctatattttgttttacttgaaaaattcaaaactttaagAATGTTTAAAGTTTTGTTCCTGGGCAGAAAATCATAAAGGCAGGAACTCTGAGGAAATCAGAAATAGGTGAGGTTAGAGAAAGTTACTTTAAaggtatttctttaaatattcaacTCAAAATTGCCAGGGGAAGGAAAAGTAAGAGGGAAAAGGAGACATGAGAAAATGGAGAGTGAGGCGTCACCTTCCAGTCAGCAGGAGTGGTGGCCAGTGAGCGGCCATCGGGGCAGCAGCAGGGTATCAGTACTGGCTAGGATAGCTGGCAGCAGTGACAGTAACAAGGTCAGCAATGCTGTCACTGTTAAGGCGTGCTCAGCACATGCCAAAAACAGCTTTTCCTTGCTTGGTATGTCTTAGCTCACTGAGGCCCACAAAAGCCCAATGAAGTGCATGCTCAGAGTGGTGGGTGACAGGGCAGTGCTTCCCCAGGAGCATCTCTCATAGGGTCTGCAGAGCCGGGCAGACTATATCAACCAGGGCCAGAGGCCATGCAAGGCAGGGAGGGCAAAGCCTAGCTGGTGGTCTCACAGGGGCTGCTTCTATGTTCTTACTCCTTTAAACTTTGCTTCATGGGGTCATCTGAGAGCTCATCTGGGGAACATCCCCATTTATGAGCTATGGACTCCATCCCTGCTactgtctgtgtctgtctcttgGCCCTGCCTGTGCTGGGTACAGCCCCACACACCACTCTCAGAGGCAGGCACAACGCCTCTGGCAAAATGCAACATTCAGTAGGGTCTCCCTGCAACCCAAATCCCTGACTTAGAGTGAAAATCACATTCAACAAGGAATCTGTAAAACTTTTATAGCAGAAAAAAGTTGACCACTCATTTCTgctaataaaatttcattttaatggaaGGTGTTATGGTAAAGCTGGAGACTGTGTTCAGAAATTTGCACAAGGATCTGGGTTTAACTGCGCTGAGTACCAGGCATATGCTCAGCTGCCTCCCACTGGGGGCAAACTGACAGTTCCCAGTGGCCCTTGGAGCAATTTGGAACACTTGGCAAGTACAGAACCGTGCCTAGGGTGTTTTCAAAATTGCTTCTCAGGTTTTCAAAATCCACCCCCCTACCACTTGAAGAAGCTACTCTTACCGCTTCTGAATTTCCGCATCACTGAAGGAAGAGAGGCGGGGGAGGCCATTCTTCTCGTGGTCATGGACCACATTTTCGGGTATCTCTTCAATAGAAGGAAACGCTCCTGGGAAGTAAACAGAATTGTGTGTTGAGCACCTTGGTGCAAACCCCAGAGAAGTTGCCTGTCTCTGACCTCAGGCCCTGTGCTGCCCATGGCATGGATGAAAAACTTGCCCAGTATCTAAATTTAGGACTTTGAATTCCACCTGTTTCTGCCGGTAGGATGAGAGACCAAGGGTAGAAATACTGGCAGTGTTTATCCTGGCAATGGGCTTAATGGGCTAAATCCATCATTAAAGGAAAATCGCTGCATGCAAGCAGAATTCCCCAAACCAGCAATACTTGGCCTATGCTAGATGGATGGGGCAGGACTGTGACTACAGCACTAAACTTGTCCACAGCGCTGTCACAGCCCCATCATGGTGGACAGGCTAATCTCTCCCAGGCCACAGGTACCCCTACAGCATCCCAGACTGGCAAGCGAAGACTTCAGATGCTGAATAGTCTGGCTAAAGTTGTGGGAGTTGCAGAGTCAGGAGTCACAGGAGCACAAGACTGTCTGAGGAGAAGGTAGGCACCATCAGTAGCTAGAGTCTGTCATCCAAGCTCAGTGCTGGGTCCAGGCTACTGAATGGCACTTGGGAGGGCAGCCCAGGGCTGCTGGCTGGGCAGGTGTTTTCACTCTTTTCAATGCAGACAGATGGAAACATTGTCACTATGCTGAGAATGTTTCAGCCAAGCCTCCGCAAACCTTAACAGTCATCTTTCTGTTAAATCTGTCATGTTATGAGCAAATCCctggcagggaagaatctctcTCAGGCCATTTGAGCAGTGGCTATGGCCTGGTCTGTTTCACTCATCCTCTCCAGATGTGTAAGCCCTACACAGAACACACAGAACTTTGTGTCATGTGCTGTGGATGACTGTGAAGTGGGCAAAAGGAACTCTGGCTCTCTGGGAGACAGTATAAGAACCAGCTCTATGGATCTACACCTGGACCCACCCAGGCACCTGTCCCCCATCAGGGTATCTAAGGATGACTGAAAATATCCTTCTTCCTTAGATGATCTGGCAAGTCCACTGGTGAGTGGTGTTCACCTTATTAAAGTATGATACTTCACACTGTGGCGGGCTGTTAGTTTTGGGTATATtccttgttttcaatttaatcTGTGACCTTTTTCTCCAATTTCAAAAGCCCATGTGCTATCAGACTACTCCAGGAGCATATTAGTTAAACACCTGGTGACTACAAGATGAGGTATCACCCTTTTCTCCCCTGACCAACCAGTGAAAAGCCAAATAGTAGCCGACACTGAGGACAAGAGCACCAGGGCCACCCACCTTGAGGCCCCAAGATGTGATTCCTAATCCACGAGGCCCACTGCTGTCAGCTGGAACTAAGTTCCTTTCAAAGCTGAATTAAAGAGACAGAGCCCATAATTATCTTGGATCAGTTCAGGCTaatttaaaccaacaaacaaacacgGTACCTGAAGACAGGTCAGTAATCAAAATTGTAGTGCATGAGGCCACTTTTTGATGACCTAATTCATTCCCCAGCAAACATCAGATTTTTCCTGAAGCGAGCTGACTAAACCCTCTGAATACAAATGCTTAGTGTAAAATGGGGtaccctttcttttttcccaacCAACACAGAATACGTGGTCTGCAGGTGAAGAGACCGCAGGCCCCGGGGCAGGGTCCCCTTCTCCCTGCAGAGGCAGTCAGTCCCTGGGAGCTTAGTAGGGGCCCCTGACTCACTCAGGACAGAGAACGTGGCTGTAAGAATTAGTTCAGGAAGTTGAAGATAAGAAGACAGGTGACCAATGGGGTGGGCAAGGTGCCTGGGGTGGGGATTCCACTGTGAAAGGCAAAGCTCCTGACCTTGCCTGTGCCCCTTTGAAAAGAATAAGTGCCTAAATGAACCCTACCGACTTCCAAGGCACAACACTAACAGGAAACAGCAACGACAGAGAACTGTTTGTGGGGCTGCCAGTCCTTCCAGGAGAAACTACCCCTCCTTTGACTCCTTTCTGGTGTCCCCCCACCTCCCTGGGCCAACCCTGGACATCCCAGATAGACGTTCACTGGCCTTGCATGTACCATTTAGAACAATCAGCACTTTCTTCCACTGGGTGTTGCCCACTTTGGGAGTCTGGCAGAAAAGAATCTTGTGCTTGTCACAGACAAATATTCGGTCCAGGACAAACTTGGAGATAGCAGTGTGAGAGAGATTCCTCAGGGCTTCATCCCTGCAGACGTTTCTGATGAGTTCCAGGCGCTCCATGTAGACCAGGGGTTGAAGCACTTTCCCAGTCGGCTGCAGGTGACAAGTGGCAAGACAGGCACGAGGGTGGTTAGAAGGATGcaggagagcctgagcaggaaacACTCCTGTTGGCCCGTCCCTTCCTCACCATCTAGGTTTTCTCggtcctccttcctcccctttcacAGGGTGACAACCACTATCCCAGCCACTTTCTAGGCCTTCCTCAGGGCCTTCCCACTGTGCTGGTAAGTTGTGGACATGACTCTGTACAGTGGGCAAGAAAATGCAAGCAAACTTACTTCATCCGACTTTCCTTCTTGGGAGAAGattgacttaaaaaaagaaaacaaaacaaaaaaggtgtTTGGAATCTGCATgctaggaaaaacaaacaaacaaagccccAAAGGATGAAAAAGCTGAAGTCATAAATGACAGCACATGCCTCTCTGGGCATGCATGCACCCTGAGGCTGCTTTGCTAGGTGGCAGGCCACTTCTGCAACTGCCTGTTAAGTGTCTACTCCACTTGGGGTCAGCTGAGAACACCTGTGACTCTGTACACAAGTTGCTCAGAGACCTGTGTCTTTAGTGAGTTAAAATCCCCTTCCTGCTCATATCACCATCTTCTCCAAGAAGAGTCGGGAGGGCCCTTGTGAAGGGGGCTGTGTGGCTCACCCAGCCCTTCAGTGCTCCCTGGCGGTGGCCCTGGTTCTCAGCGTGTTGAAATGCCATTGCAGCTACATCCATTATTTCTCTCCTTAATGCTACACAGAAATTCTTCCCAAGATCACGAAGCAGACAGTCCTTCCAAATTAACTTTATTGAATGGACCAAAATGCACTTGTTACATCTTTTTAGATGTACTAGCCTTGCCAGGCAATCCATTTACCCAGCAGGTGTAACAATATGTCCTCCCTAGAGACTGAGTCAGTTACAAAGTGGGGAGGAGGGTGTGAGCCTTAGAACTCAGTAGAACAAAGACACTGGAAATGTGGGAACCACAGAGGCTCCCACTCTTCCTTCGTGGATCTACCATAACCAAACTCCCTGACATTCCGCAACCTCTGTCCAGGGCATGCTTTCTCCCTGGGGTCTGTGATTGAATTTCCTGGGGTACAGGGAAGCACATCAGGAGATTCCTGACGGCCTACTTTCAGAGTTGGGGAACTCTGGGAAGTGAGAGCAGGTGCCTATAGACTTAGCAGGTGACCTTTGATCCTCCCCACATGACgctgctgccctctgccctccaCCTGCCACAGAATTCCAGAAGCCGTGCCAGGCACTTTCCTTGCTCTTGCAAGAAGGGTCTAAGTTAACTTCATTCCCTCAAGGATCCCATCTCTTTCTCATTTATCCCAAAAGAAGGTAGGAAGAGAAGGGAACTTTGTTTTTATCCATGTTTCCCGTAACTCATCCCATTGATGCTGCCCTCCCGTGTTCTCTAGGCTCTTTCACTTCTCCTCTGTATAGAGCCCATCCAAATTCTTTCCTTTTGCCTTGGGATGCCTCAACCTAAAAGCAACATTtctgggcctctcagagttctgCAGACTTGATCTCTATACATCAATGTCCTGACAGAAGTAaactccacagcactcttctCTGACCAGGTGTAGGCTTTCTATTTTTACTGGGTTCTAATTTGTCATCCTTACACTGCCAACCACAGACAGAAgctgtccctctctctgcagCTTAATTCTGGGCTGAGAAACATTTTTACAACCTGcttgattcatttccttcctctGGCAACAAATGTAACCTCAACCATCCAGATCCAGAATGAAAGTTGGCACATGAAGAGGAGGCAAGATGACTGACTGGAGACATCGCTTGCCAGGGTttcagagaaaggagaagggagaggggacacAGCTCAGCTGCAGGCCAGAGAAAGAAGTGCTAGAGCCTGCCAGGGACCTCATGGAGGAAAACTGCAAAGCAGAGGAGAAGATGAAGTAACAAAAGATACAGAGAGGATCAAACCCAGAGAGGCTCAGAGCCAGTGAAGGTGCAAGGTAAGAGAGGGAAACTTCTCCCTTCCACATTCCTTCAGAGATCATCAGGCTACCAAGTTGCTTAGAAGCTTTTTCAGTCCATAAGCCCAAGCACTGTTGTGAAGACAGAATTGTGGGGAGAACTTGAGTGATTACAGAGTTTGGACATTCCATGCAGGGTTCCCCTCTAAGGAGAGTGACCCTAGAGGCCAGAGAGTCGGCTTTTCTCCATTCAGACTCTTGtccttccctgcctcttcccCACCCACGGCAACTGGAAGAGCAGTCTCAGTTGAGAATTTGGAGTGCAGCCATCTCTCCCCAACTGGTGTGTCCTCTGGTCTGAGGTTTCCATAGAGAGTAGGGACCATGACTCTCCCCTTGAAGACGCTGGGGTGCCCAATCTGGGAGCTCCTTGCTTGCCAGCATTTCTCAGAGATGAATGCCCATGGTCAGAGATGCAGTCCAGACCTGGTGCTAGCTGGATGCAAGTGGGTTGCTGGGGAGATACATGGAGGAAGTTTTGGGAATTGGAATTAGGAGGGGAGGGAGCCAAAATGGATAGAACTGATGGAGAGTATGGTGGGGGGGTCTGAGATGCAGCG
The sequence above is a segment of the Nycticebus coucang isolate mNycCou1 chromosome 4, mNycCou1.pri, whole genome shotgun sequence genome. Coding sequences within it:
- the CHST10 gene encoding carbohydrate sulfotransferase 10 isoform X2 gives rise to the protein MKNTHPQGSAQALTGKIVEWLTFDNMHHQWLLLAACFWVIFMFMVASKFITLTFKDPDAYSAKQEFLFLTTMPEVGKLAEEKHFPEELKPTGKVLQPLVYMERLELIRNVCRDEALRNLSHTAISKFVLDRIFVCDKHKILFCQTPKVGNTQWKKVLIVLNGAFPSIEEIPENVVHDHEKNGLPRLSSFSDAEIQKRLKTYFKFFIVRDPFERLISAFKDKFVHNPRFEPWYRHEIAPGIIRKYRRNRTESRGIQFEDFVRYLGDPNHRWLDLQFGDHIIHWVTYVELCAPCEIKYSVIGHHETLEDDAPYILKEAGIDHLVSYPTIPPGITVYNRSKVEHYFLGISKRDIRRLYARFEGDFKLFGYHKPDFLLN
- the CHST10 gene encoding carbohydrate sulfotransferase 10 isoform X1, translating into MKNTHPQGSAQALTGRIVEWLTFDNMHHQWLLLAACFWVIFMFMVASKFITLTFKDPDAYSAKQEFLFLTTMPEVGKLAEEKHFPEELKPTGKVLQPLVYMERLELIRNVCRDEALRNLSHTAISKFVLDRIFVCDKHKILFCQTPKVGNTQWKKVLIVLNGAFPSIEEIPENVVHDHEKNGLPRLSSFSDAEIQKRLKTYFKFFIVRDPFERLISAFKDKFVHNPRFEPWYRHEIAPGIIRKYRRNRTESRGIQFEDFVRYLGDPNHRWLDLQFGDHIIHWVTYVELCAPCEIKYSVIGHHETLEDDAPYILKEAGIDHLVSYPTIPPGITVYNRSKVEHYFLGISKRDIRRLYARFEGDFKLFGYHKPDFLLN
- the CHST10 gene encoding carbohydrate sulfotransferase 10 isoform X4, which translates into the protein MKNTHPQGSAQALTGRIVEWLTFDNMHHQWLLLAACFWVIFMFMVASKFITLTFKDPDAYSAKQEFLFLTTMPEVGKLAEEKHFPEELKPTGKVLQPLVYMERLELIRNVCRDEALRNLSHTAISKFVLDRIFVCDKHKILFCQTPKVGNTQWKKVLIVLNGAFPSIEEIPENVVHDHEKNGLPRLSSFSDAEIQKRHEIAPGIIRKYRRNRTESRGIQFEDFVRYLGDPNHRWLDLQFGDHIIHWVTYVELCAPCEIKYSVIGHHETLEDDAPYILKEAGIDHLVSYPTIPPGITVYNRSKVEHYFLGISKRDIRRLYARFEGDFKLFGYHKPDFLLN
- the CHST10 gene encoding carbohydrate sulfotransferase 10 isoform X3 — encoded protein: MARHSVMGSAGRVQGGFDELCSGGQLPRWPAYSAKQEFLFLTTMPEVGKLAEEKHFPEELKPTGKVLQPLVYMERLELIRNVCRDEALRNLSHTAISKFVLDRIFVCDKHKILFCQTPKVGNTQWKKVLIVLNGAFPSIEEIPENVVHDHEKNGLPRLSSFSDAEIQKRLKTYFKFFIVRDPFERLISAFKDKFVHNPRFEPWYRHEIAPGIIRKYRRNRTESRGIQFEDFVRYLGDPNHRWLDLQFGDHIIHWVTYVELCAPCEIKYSVIGHHETLEDDAPYILKEAGIDHLVSYPTIPPGITVYNRSKVEHYFLGISKRDIRRLYARFEGDFKLFGYHKPDFLLN